In Desulforhopalus sp., the following proteins share a genomic window:
- a CDS encoding HDIG domain-containing protein — MTYGITRGEALELVRGTLQNIHLVNHSLASEAVLRAVACRLGFDEEKWGLAGLLHDLDSESQPDLATHTRETAAILREKGVDAEIVEAIRLHNLTAWPGERRTTPLQFALAAGETITGLIVAAAMVVPERKLAAVKAKSVQKRYKEKAFARGADREIIAECELLGVPLAEFCQLSLLAMQGIARDIGL; from the coding sequence GTGACCTACGGCATTACCCGGGGCGAGGCCCTGGAACTGGTGCGCGGCACCTTGCAGAACATTCATTTGGTAAACCATTCGCTCGCCTCTGAGGCGGTTCTGCGGGCGGTTGCCTGCCGGCTCGGTTTCGATGAAGAAAAATGGGGGCTGGCCGGGTTGTTGCACGATCTCGACTCGGAAAGTCAGCCTGATCTTGCCACCCACACCAGAGAAACGGCGGCAATTCTCAGGGAGAAAGGTGTCGATGCGGAGATTGTCGAGGCGATCCGTCTCCACAATCTCACCGCCTGGCCAGGCGAGCGGCGGACAACTCCACTGCAATTTGCCCTGGCCGCCGGCGAGACGATTACTGGCTTGATCGTTGCTGCCGCTATGGTTGTTCCGGAGAGAAAACTGGCGGCGGTAAAGGCTAAATCGGTACAGAAGCGCTACAAGGAAAAGGCCTTTGCCCGTGGCGCCGATCGTGAAATAATCGCCGAATGCGAATTGCTGGGGGTTCCTTTGGCCGAGTTCTGCCAGTTGAGTCTCCTGGCGATGCAGGGAATTGCCAGGGATATCGGGCTATAA
- a CDS encoding metallophosphoesterase, with translation MISAALFLALSGCAGYSGQSSAEPYHHLVVLGDPHLPGRDIEKKEKVRETINSWEDVEMVIAVGDICSFFGTDDEYQAAREYFDKLHAPLFPIAGNHDYFYAHPADSGGQLVAGTRAWQEERLEKFKNTFGLSSYYYSRHVGDYLLIFLSADHAEFLSGLSDQQIDWLQQELANNKQTPTIIMFHGPLQNTLRRYRHWVNTPSFVAQPAETLHAILEDNHQVFLWVSGHVHTSPLEESFASPINLYAGRVTNIHNKDMNRGTIWTNSLYLYHDKVVVKTYNHEEKQYVPHLERTFVPPEF, from the coding sequence TTGATTTCGGCAGCTCTTTTTCTGGCTCTTTCCGGCTGTGCCGGATACTCAGGTCAGTCCTCTGCCGAACCCTATCACCACCTTGTGGTCCTAGGAGACCCGCATCTTCCCGGACGGGATATAGAAAAGAAGGAGAAGGTGCGGGAAACCATCAACTCCTGGGAAGATGTCGAGATGGTTATTGCGGTAGGTGATATCTGCTCCTTTTTTGGCACGGATGATGAGTATCAGGCGGCAAGAGAGTATTTTGATAAGCTCCACGCCCCTCTTTTTCCCATAGCCGGCAATCACGATTATTTCTATGCCCATCCAGCCGATTCCGGTGGTCAGCTGGTCGCGGGGACAAGGGCCTGGCAAGAGGAACGGCTGGAAAAGTTTAAGAATACCTTTGGGCTGTCGAGCTATTATTACAGTCGGCATGTAGGGGACTATCTGCTCATATTCTTATCTGCTGATCATGCCGAGTTCCTCTCCGGATTGTCCGACCAGCAAATTGACTGGCTGCAGCAGGAACTCGCCAACAACAAACAAACACCGACCATCATCATGTTTCACGGCCCTTTGCAGAACACCCTGAGGCGTTATCGTCATTGGGTCAATACCCCGAGTTTTGTAGCCCAACCGGCAGAAACCCTGCACGCAATTCTCGAAGACAACCACCAGGTGTTTCTTTGGGTTTCCGGCCATGTCCATACCTCACCCCTTGAAGAAAGTTTTGCCTCGCCTATCAATCTCTATGCCGGTCGGGTTACCAATATCCATAATAAGGATATGAACCGCGGCACCATCTGGACCAACTCTCTCTATCTCTATCATGATAAGGTTGTGGTGAAAACTTATAATCATGAAGAAAAGCAGTATGTTCCGCATCTTGAACGGACATTTGTGCCGCCGGAGTTTTAA
- a CDS encoding methyl-accepting chemotaxis protein, giving the protein MQFLRNLRIRTKILCGFATLVVIMVVIGFSSYRGMKQIKERLDNIFLVRLPSIDFLIEADRDLQQLLVAERSMVFIDPASEKYKGFVGEYTKNYQQSDERWNKFKALASTEEEKKVISIYDQARTDWTATSRKVLDELQKNTDEARKKAIDLTLGEASSKFEQMREQLNVLTELSLTNAEKASKEATDTYRLAMTVLLVTIGVGIVLGVVLAGIIGFSISHPINAAMASLKDIAEGEGDLTKSLPAQSKDEVGELSRWFNIFLGKLQGMVSEIAINAKVVNESSGKLLGIASNLAENAGATSGKASSVASASEEMTANMQTVATTMEETTSNTTMMAAAVEEMAATINEIAQNSEKARAISSAAVQQASAASGKMADLGKAANAISAVTETITEISEQTNLLALNATIEAARAGEAGKGFAVVANEIKELARQTAAATAEIKGKIEGVQGTTVETIAEIESIASIINNINEIIVTIATAIEEQSVATNEISNSVTQASDGIGEVNVNIAQGTAVIEQISREIADVNSSAGEISNNSRNIEKSADELRQLAGKLNAIIGRFKY; this is encoded by the coding sequence ATGCAATTTCTTCGAAATCTCAGGATCAGGACCAAGATACTCTGCGGCTTTGCAACCCTCGTTGTCATTATGGTCGTTATCGGCTTTTCCTCCTATCGTGGGATGAAGCAGATCAAGGAGAGGCTCGACAATATCTTTCTGGTTCGTCTGCCCAGCATTGACTTTCTCATTGAAGCTGACCGTGATCTCCAGCAATTACTGGTGGCGGAGAGATCGATGGTCTTTATCGATCCGGCATCGGAGAAGTATAAAGGCTTTGTCGGCGAGTATACTAAAAATTATCAACAGTCCGATGAACGCTGGAATAAATTTAAGGCACTCGCCTCTACCGAAGAAGAGAAAAAAGTCATATCGATTTATGACCAGGCAAGGACCGATTGGACAGCCACCTCCCGCAAGGTCCTAGACGAGCTGCAAAAAAATACCGACGAAGCCCGAAAGAAGGCCATTGACCTGACCCTCGGTGAGGCAAGCAGCAAATTCGAACAGATGCGCGAGCAGCTCAATGTCCTGACGGAACTGAGTCTTACCAATGCTGAAAAAGCCAGTAAAGAGGCCACCGATACCTACCGCCTGGCAATGACTGTGCTCTTGGTCACCATCGGTGTTGGTATTGTACTTGGGGTGGTCCTGGCAGGGATTATCGGCTTTTCAATTTCCCATCCGATCAATGCTGCCATGGCAAGCCTCAAAGACATTGCAGAAGGGGAAGGCGATCTTACCAAGAGCCTGCCGGCCCAGAGCAAGGATGAGGTGGGTGAGTTGTCACGGTGGTTTAACATTTTCCTAGGTAAGCTTCAGGGGATGGTCAGTGAGATTGCCATCAACGCCAAGGTAGTTAACGAGTCATCCGGAAAACTTTTGGGTATTGCTTCAAATTTGGCCGAGAATGCCGGTGCTACCTCCGGCAAAGCCAGCAGTGTGGCCTCGGCGTCTGAAGAGATGACGGCGAATATGCAGACGGTCGCGACGACCATGGAAGAGACGACGAGCAATACCACGATGATGGCCGCGGCCGTGGAGGAGATGGCGGCAACTATCAACGAAATCGCTCAGAACTCCGAGAAGGCGCGGGCTATATCGTCAGCAGCCGTACAGCAGGCATCCGCCGCTTCGGGCAAGATGGCTGATTTGGGCAAGGCAGCCAATGCCATCAGCGCCGTAACCGAGACGATTACCGAAATTTCCGAACAGACCAATCTATTGGCCCTCAATGCCACCATTGAGGCGGCAAGAGCTGGCGAGGCAGGCAAGGGTTTTGCTGTAGTTGCCAACGAAATCAAGGAATTGGCTCGTCAGACAGCTGCCGCCACTGCCGAAATTAAGGGCAAGATTGAAGGTGTGCAGGGAACGACCGTGGAAACCATTGCCGAGATTGAATCAATCGCGTCAATTATCAATAATATTAATGAAATAATTGTTACTATCGCAACTGCTATCGAAGAACAATCGGTGGCCACAAATGAGATATCCAACAGCGTTACCCAGGCCTCGGACGGTATCGGAGAGGTTAATGTCAATATTGCCCAGGGTACGGCAGTCATTGAACAGATTAGCCGGGAGATTGCCGACGTGAACAGCTCGGCCGGTGAAATCTCGAACAACAGCCGGAATATTGAGAAAAGTGCCGACGAACTTCGGCAGTTGGCGGGAAAACTCAACGCCATAATTGGCCGGTTCAAATATTAA
- a CDS encoding YrbL family protein has product MKERNILYLDHSLLIGSGGVRHVYRHPHSDDRCIKIIHNPRRQRSVKREIRYLRRYERQGKPFEHLTRFHGWCSTNLGRGAIFDLICDHTGSCSQPLSMHATGQASPCLAPEEIFHLLQALLQHLLSHQIIICDPAPHNLVVQYPFPGKPKLVIIDGIGNPHFIKLADHLRSFAHQLIKKKWRYYVETNPLLAQAFASQKQRNATENTP; this is encoded by the coding sequence GTGAAAGAAAGAAACATTCTCTATCTCGACCACAGTCTCCTGATCGGCAGCGGTGGGGTCCGCCATGTTTACCGCCATCCACACAGTGACGACCGGTGCATCAAGATCATCCATAACCCGAGGAGACAACGTTCCGTCAAACGGGAAATCAGGTATCTGCGCCGATACGAGCGTCAGGGCAAACCCTTTGAGCACCTCACCCGTTTCCATGGCTGGTGCTCAACCAATCTTGGACGCGGCGCCATCTTCGATCTGATTTGTGACCATACCGGATCTTGCTCGCAACCCCTCTCCATGCATGCTACCGGCCAGGCGTCGCCATGCCTTGCACCTGAAGAAATCTTTCATCTCCTGCAAGCACTGCTGCAACACCTTCTTTCTCACCAGATCATTATCTGCGACCCGGCCCCGCACAACCTGGTTGTCCAGTATCCTTTTCCGGGAAAGCCGAAACTGGTGATCATTGACGGCATCGGCAACCCCCATTTCATTAAACTGGCCGACCATCTGCGCTCCTTCGCCCATCAGTTGATCAAGAAAAAGTGGCGATACTATGTCGAAACCAACCCCTTATTGGCACAGGCCTTTGCAAGCCAAAAACAACGCAACGCCACTGAGAATACGCCTTAA
- a CDS encoding efflux RND transporter permease subunit encodes MARFFIDRPIFAWVIAIVIMLAGALSVTKLPVSQYPEIAPPSVRITTKYPGASAQTIENSVTQIIEQSMSGLDHFLYMKSESSSSGNVTITLSFEAGTNPDIAQVQVQNKLQQAMALLPQEVQQEGIQVNKSNSTFLMIVGLISTDGSMVNFDLGDYMVTTLRDPLSRTPGVGSIQVFGSQYAMRIWLDPNKLQSYQLTPSDIASAIKAQNHQVAVGNLGGAPSVAGQQVSATMMAKTMMSSPEEFSEILLKVKPDGAQIRLKDVARVEIGAENYSAISTFNNQPAAGMAIMLATGANALATAEAVKAKIAQLEPYFPAGVKVVYPYDTTTFIKISIQEVVKTLIEAIILVFLVMYLFLQNFRATLIPTIAVPVVLLGTFGVMAVFGYSINTMTMFGLVLAIGLLVDDAIVVVENVERIMAEEGLSPLEATRKSMDQITGALVGIALVLSAVFVPMAFIGGSTGAIYRQFSLTIVSAMILSVLVALILTPALCATLLKPVHKGEHLQKRGFFGWFNRFFERNADRYRGGVTYVLKRTGRFTIVYLLLIGGMTFFFTKLPTSFIPEEDQGVFLTMVQLPAGATLERTQKVLNTVRDHYLTKEAANVKSAFAVAGFSFAGQSQNIGMVFAQLRDWKERPEPQQSVKAIIGRAMGSFSQIKEAMVFAFNIPAIPALGSSTGFNFFLQDRGGLGHEKLLEARNQLLGMAAKNPELTRVRPNGMEDTPQYNVDIDYEKAMAQGVGIADLNATLSIAWGSSYVNDFLHQGRVKKVYLQADAPFRMQPEDLGLWYVRNTKGAMVPFSTFTKGKWTYGSPRLERYNGNPAFEIVGEAAPGKSSGYAMQLIDQMVAKLPVGIGYEWTGASFQEVQAGTQAPGLYAISLLVVFLSLAALYESWSVPFSVMLAVPIGVLGALLATYTRGLENDVYFQVGLLTTIGLSAKNAILIVEFAKRRYDKGKDLVEATVKACRQRLRPILMTSLAFMLGVLPLAISTGAGVNSRHAIGTGVLGGMLSATALAIFFIPLFFVVVIRLFTRRRGKIPATTIAAE; translated from the coding sequence ATGGCTAGATTTTTCATCGATCGCCCTATTTTTGCGTGGGTTATCGCCATTGTTATAATGCTCGCTGGAGCCCTTTCGGTTACCAAGCTGCCGGTATCCCAATATCCGGAAATCGCCCCGCCATCGGTTCGAATAACCACCAAATATCCCGGCGCTTCCGCTCAAACCATTGAGAACAGTGTTACCCAGATCATCGAACAGAGCATGTCCGGTCTGGACCATTTTCTCTATATGAAATCGGAAAGCTCCTCCTCGGGCAATGTCACGATCACCTTATCTTTTGAGGCCGGAACCAATCCCGATATCGCTCAGGTACAGGTACAGAACAAGCTGCAACAGGCCATGGCACTCCTGCCGCAAGAGGTGCAGCAGGAAGGCATTCAGGTCAACAAGTCAAATTCAACCTTTTTGATGATCGTTGGTTTGATTTCCACTGACGGCAGTATGGTCAATTTTGACCTGGGCGATTATATGGTCACCACCCTGCGTGACCCACTCAGCAGGACACCCGGAGTCGGCAGTATACAGGTCTTCGGCAGCCAGTATGCCATGCGTATATGGCTTGATCCCAACAAACTGCAGAGTTACCAGTTGACACCAAGTGATATTGCCAGTGCTATTAAAGCCCAGAACCATCAAGTTGCTGTCGGCAATCTTGGCGGCGCTCCCTCTGTCGCCGGTCAGCAGGTCAGTGCCACAATGATGGCCAAGACCATGATGAGCTCCCCGGAGGAATTTTCCGAGATCCTTCTCAAGGTCAAACCTGATGGCGCCCAGATTCGCTTAAAGGACGTCGCTCGGGTCGAGATTGGTGCCGAAAATTACTCTGCAATCAGCACGTTTAATAATCAACCTGCTGCCGGTATGGCGATTATGCTTGCCACCGGAGCCAATGCCTTGGCCACTGCCGAAGCGGTGAAGGCGAAAATCGCCCAGCTCGAACCCTACTTCCCAGCAGGGGTAAAAGTAGTGTATCCATATGATACCACAACATTTATCAAAATATCGATCCAGGAGGTAGTGAAAACCCTTATTGAGGCAATCATCCTGGTTTTTCTGGTCATGTACCTTTTCCTCCAGAATTTCCGGGCAACCCTCATCCCCACCATCGCAGTGCCCGTTGTCCTGCTCGGCACATTTGGTGTTATGGCAGTGTTTGGTTACTCGATCAACACCATGACCATGTTCGGCCTGGTGCTTGCCATCGGCCTTCTCGTCGACGATGCCATTGTCGTTGTTGAAAATGTCGAACGAATCATGGCCGAAGAAGGCCTTTCGCCCCTGGAAGCGACTCGCAAGTCCATGGACCAGATCACCGGTGCCCTTGTCGGGATTGCCCTGGTTCTCTCCGCTGTCTTTGTACCGATGGCCTTCATAGGTGGTTCCACCGGGGCTATTTATCGGCAGTTCTCGCTGACTATCGTTTCCGCCATGATTCTTTCTGTACTTGTGGCTTTAATCCTTACCCCTGCCCTCTGCGCTACCCTTCTAAAACCGGTTCATAAAGGGGAACACCTGCAAAAGCGCGGCTTCTTCGGCTGGTTCAACCGTTTTTTTGAGCGAAATGCCGACAGGTATCGAGGTGGTGTTACCTATGTCCTTAAGAGAACTGGTAGATTTACTATTGTCTATCTCCTGTTGATCGGTGGTATGACCTTCTTTTTCACCAAACTGCCGACCTCCTTTATCCCTGAGGAAGACCAAGGTGTCTTCCTCACCATGGTACAGCTCCCCGCCGGCGCCACCTTGGAACGCACCCAAAAGGTTTTGAATACGGTTCGAGACCACTACCTCACCAAGGAAGCCGCCAATGTAAAATCCGCCTTTGCCGTTGCCGGTTTTAGTTTTGCCGGACAGAGTCAAAACATTGGTATGGTCTTTGCTCAATTGCGGGATTGGAAAGAACGACCTGAGCCCCAACAATCGGTAAAGGCAATTATCGGCCGGGCTATGGGCAGCTTTTCGCAGATTAAGGAGGCAATGGTTTTCGCCTTTAATATCCCGGCTATCCCAGCCCTCGGATCCTCTACCGGCTTCAACTTTTTCCTTCAGGATCGTGGAGGCTTGGGGCACGAAAAACTCCTCGAGGCGCGAAATCAACTGCTGGGCATGGCCGCCAAAAACCCAGAACTCACCCGGGTCAGACCCAACGGCATGGAGGATACCCCCCAGTACAACGTCGATATCGATTATGAAAAGGCCATGGCCCAGGGTGTTGGCATTGCTGATCTCAACGCCACTCTTTCCATCGCCTGGGGCTCAAGTTATGTAAATGACTTCCTGCATCAGGGTCGGGTAAAGAAGGTGTACCTGCAGGCTGATGCCCCCTTCCGCATGCAGCCAGAGGATCTTGGTCTGTGGTATGTCCGTAACACCAAAGGAGCAATGGTTCCCTTTTCAACCTTCACTAAAGGCAAGTGGACCTACGGTTCGCCGCGGCTTGAGCGCTATAACGGTAATCCAGCCTTTGAGATCGTCGGCGAGGCCGCACCTGGCAAATCCAGTGGTTATGCCATGCAGTTGATCGATCAAATGGTCGCGAAGTTGCCAGTCGGTATCGGCTACGAATGGACTGGGGCATCTTTCCAGGAAGTCCAGGCCGGTACCCAGGCTCCAGGCCTGTACGCCATTTCATTGCTGGTGGTTTTTCTGTCGCTTGCCGCCCTTTATGAAAGCTGGTCTGTCCCCTTCTCGGTCATGCTGGCGGTACCCATTGGTGTCCTCGGCGCCCTGCTCGCCACCTATACCCGGGGGCTTGAGAATGACGTGTATTTTCAGGTCGGTCTATTGACCACTATCGGACTTTCAGCGAAAAACGCCATCCTCATCGTAGAGTTCGCCAAAAGGCGTTATGATAAGGGCAAAGATCTGGTTGAGGCCACCGTCAAGGCCTGCAGGCAACGTCTTCGTCCCATTTTGATGACCTCCCTTGCCTTCATGCTTGGCGTTCTCCCTCTCGCCATCAGCACCGGCGCCGGTGTCAACAGCCGACACGCCATTGGCACCGGTGTTTTAGGCGGCATGCTGTCTGCGACCGCTCTCGCCATCTTTTTTATTCCGCTGTTTTTTGTTGTGGTGATCCGGCTGTTTACCAGGCGTCGCGGTAAGATTCCTGCTACGACAATTGCTGCAGAGTGA
- a CDS encoding efflux RND transporter periplasmic adaptor subunit: MLAVTVGLFLFSCKDSKQTPPPSQSGAAVFEVNTITVTSNPTSLTVELPGRTAAYRIAEVRPQVSGIVQKRLFTEGSVVKAGELLYQIDAATYQATLASAEAALAKSEAVEYSARLRSTRYMTLARNKAVSEQEQIDTEASWKQTLAEVAAAKAAVQNAKINLEYTRVVAPIAGRIGKSLVSEGALVTAQQATALATIQQVDRLYVDVSQSSNELMELKRKLLSKTIERAEIAKTEVRVVLDDNSVYSEPGVLEFSDVSVDQSTGTVTIRAIIDNPKHELLPGMFVRARLTSDQPLKTILVPQSSIVRNNRGQAMVMLVNSQSIVEARLVETGQNVEDQIVITKGLVDGEQLITAGLQKIKAGAPVKVVTAVSDSQAQSSPAGQSPAKKVE; encoded by the coding sequence GTGCTTGCCGTTACAGTGGGGCTTTTCCTCTTTTCTTGCAAGGACTCCAAACAAACCCCTCCCCCCAGTCAATCAGGCGCGGCGGTATTTGAAGTCAATACCATCACAGTTACTTCAAACCCAACTTCTCTTACTGTTGAACTACCAGGGCGAACAGCAGCCTACCGGATCGCTGAGGTTCGGCCACAAGTGAGCGGCATCGTTCAGAAACGTTTGTTCACCGAAGGCAGTGTTGTAAAAGCCGGAGAGTTATTATATCAGATTGATGCGGCGACCTACCAGGCAACACTGGCCAGCGCCGAAGCCGCATTGGCGAAGTCTGAAGCGGTGGAATATTCAGCCAGGTTGCGATCTACCCGGTACATGACCCTTGCTCGCAACAAAGCGGTAAGTGAGCAGGAACAAATAGACACCGAAGCCAGCTGGAAACAGACTTTAGCAGAGGTGGCAGCAGCGAAGGCTGCCGTGCAAAATGCCAAAATCAATCTCGAGTATACCCGTGTGGTGGCACCGATTGCCGGTCGCATTGGCAAATCTCTCGTTTCCGAAGGAGCCCTCGTCACAGCACAGCAGGCAACCGCCCTTGCAACCATTCAGCAAGTCGATCGTCTCTATGTCGATGTCAGCCAATCTTCCAACGAACTCATGGAACTGAAAAGAAAGCTTTTATCAAAAACCATCGAAAGGGCTGAAATTGCCAAAACCGAGGTCAGAGTCGTCCTTGACGATAATTCGGTTTACAGTGAACCCGGTGTCCTTGAGTTTTCTGATGTTTCAGTTGATCAATCAACGGGTACCGTGACCATACGTGCAATCATCGATAACCCGAAACATGAACTGCTGCCAGGCATGTTCGTCCGCGCCAGGCTGACATCTGATCAACCCCTCAAAACTATCCTGGTTCCACAATCCAGTATTGTCCGCAATAACCGGGGACAGGCCATGGTTATGCTGGTGAACAGCCAGTCGATTGTCGAAGCTCGTCTGGTTGAAACCGGACAAAATGTCGAAGATCAGATCGTGATAACAAAGGGTCTGGTGGATGGCGAGCAACTCATCACCGCTGGTCTACAAAAAATCAAAGCAGGAGCACCGGTGAAGGTTGTCACGGCCGTATCTGATTCCCAGGCGCAATCATCACCGGCTGGACAGTCCCCTGCAAAGAAGGTGGAATAA
- a CDS encoding TetR/AcrR family transcriptional regulator, which yields MSNSNIDKRTAILKAAMDLIAENGFHGSPTAMIATKAGVGTGTIYRYFADKDQLIKEVFHDIETRLNKVLMEDYPTDQSIRQRLDHYYTSLISFFISNPLEFKFLGQFYDSPYGVALRRDKIFARTDHDNGNETIKDLFEQGIAAGVIKDLPIVLLFAFFIGSLISVTRDHIFGFIELDEPMMQRMSDACWDAIKQ from the coding sequence ATGAGTAACTCGAATATTGACAAGCGTACAGCTATTCTCAAAGCCGCCATGGATCTAATCGCTGAGAATGGCTTTCATGGCTCTCCGACAGCAATGATCGCCACGAAAGCAGGTGTCGGTACTGGGACTATTTACCGGTATTTCGCTGATAAAGACCAGCTGATCAAGGAGGTCTTCCATGATATCGAAACACGGTTAAATAAGGTCCTAATGGAGGACTACCCGACCGATCAATCGATTCGCCAGCGTCTCGACCATTATTACACGAGCCTCATCAGTTTTTTTATTTCTAATCCCTTGGAATTTAAATTTCTTGGCCAATTTTATGATTCACCTTACGGCGTTGCTCTCCGTCGCGACAAAATCTTTGCGCGAACCGATCACGATAATGGCAACGAAACGATTAAAGACCTTTTTGAACAAGGTATTGCCGCAGGAGTAATCAAAGACCTGCCTATTGTCCTTTTGTTTGCCTTTTTTATCGGCAGCCTCATTTCAGTTACTCGCGACCATATATTCGGATTTATAGAACTTGACGAACCTATGATGCAGCGGATGTCTGATGCCTGTTGGGATGCGATAAAACAATAA
- a CDS encoding NADH-quinone oxidoreductase subunit N yields the protein MLFLPELTLLGVSLVFFCLSLSKPNSTKIKNVAITLSALVVLVTLACLQSEGELFYQAYRVDFFSQLFKFIIALTTLIVLVFSDRLAGVAEKVQSEYYLFMFVAVLGLMMLVSSVELLAIFVSLELSSFSVYIMVPMRKNASASGAQAEAGIKYLLFGVMATGFMLFGMSYLFGITGSTHLSVIIEKLSLAYTQPAALVAIALVLSGFFYKLALFPFHFWVPDVYEGAANETTSFIAAVPKLAAVALLVRTMTLISAEREVIVNILVLCALLSMFYGNLSALVQKDAKRLLGFSGIAHAGFVLVGLLTLDDTGYATAIYYIIGYAFMNLACFLVICSVSKQGGNVAIEDLTGLHKRNPLLAITLTIGLFALAGIPPFVGFSGKFLLLLGAFKQGHLLLVVLAALNTAIAIYYYLSIVRVTFCTDSEDRGQVASSRVNTLLSVFLIVVIIAMGVMPNKFLEITTIAVQAVM from the coding sequence ATGCTATTTCTCCCCGAATTGACATTATTAGGAGTCAGCCTGGTTTTTTTCTGTCTTAGTTTGAGTAAACCAAACAGTACTAAGATTAAAAACGTGGCTATTACTTTATCCGCCCTTGTTGTACTCGTCACCCTGGCTTGTCTGCAAAGTGAAGGAGAACTCTTTTACCAGGCTTATAGAGTCGATTTCTTTTCTCAACTCTTTAAATTTATTATCGCACTTACAACCCTAATAGTTCTTGTTTTTAGCGATCGGCTCGCTGGTGTTGCCGAGAAAGTACAGTCTGAATATTATCTTTTTATGTTTGTGGCGGTATTAGGACTGATGATGCTTGTGTCCAGTGTTGAGCTTCTCGCAATCTTCGTGTCATTGGAGCTTTCTTCTTTTTCAGTCTATATCATGGTACCGATGCGTAAAAATGCATCCGCTTCGGGTGCCCAGGCGGAAGCAGGTATTAAATATTTGCTCTTTGGGGTTATGGCCACCGGATTTATGCTCTTTGGTATGAGCTATCTCTTTGGTATTACCGGATCAACACATCTTTCCGTAATAATTGAAAAGCTCAGCCTTGCTTACACCCAGCCTGCTGCCTTGGTCGCCATTGCTCTTGTTCTTTCGGGTTTTTTCTACAAGCTGGCACTCTTTCCCTTTCACTTTTGGGTTCCGGATGTCTATGAAGGCGCGGCCAATGAAACAACCTCCTTTATTGCAGCTGTCCCGAAGTTGGCTGCTGTGGCCCTCTTAGTCCGCACCATGACCCTCATCAGCGCCGAACGGGAAGTGATTGTTAATATCCTGGTTCTTTGCGCCCTACTCTCCATGTTTTACGGTAACCTCTCCGCCCTCGTGCAAAAGGATGCCAAGCGCCTTCTTGGATTCTCAGGTATTGCCCACGCCGGCTTCGTACTGGTTGGTTTGCTCACCCTTGATGACACCGGATATGCCACTGCGATTTATTACATTATTGGATACGCCTTTATGAATCTTGCCTGTTTTCTGGTGATTTGTAGCGTTTCTAAACAGGGAGGTAATGTCGCAATAGAGGATCTTACAGGCTTACACAAACGTAACCCTCTGCTTGCCATCACCCTGACTATTGGGCTTTTTGCCTTGGCCGGCATCCCACCATTCGTTGGTTTTTCTGGTAAATTTCTCCTACTTCTGGGTGCATTCAAACAAGGCCATCTCCTCTTGGTTGTTCTTGCCGCTTTGAACACCGCAATCGCTATCTATTATTACTTATCCATAGTAAGGGTCACTTTTTGTACGGACAGTGAGGACAGAGGGCAGGTTGCCTCTAGCCGGGTGAATACTCTGCTATCTGTTTTCCTTATCGTGGTAATTATTGCCATGGGTGTTATGCCAAATAAATTTCTTGAAATTACTACGATAGCAGTTCAAGCGGTTATGTGA